In Mercurialis annua linkage group LG6, ddMerAnnu1.2, whole genome shotgun sequence, the following are encoded in one genomic region:
- the LOC126687379 gene encoding transcription termination factor MTEF1, chloroplastic produces MHTTAANPHPSPPLLPPPKFPNKKTLKSSATDTDTGLLFHNKIKYLKSLKIDTHKALTLNPHLRSTHLSTLHSVELSLSSLGLPRAAVGRILDMHPSLLTSDPHSSLYPIVDFLVNEVNIPSHEVSKCITRCPRLLVSSLDSQLRPALFFLRDYLGFVGPFAINSQTSLLLVYNVESTLMGKIEFLMGLGFKFFEVKNMVARSPGILTFSVDNNLVPKVDYFVKEMNGDLQELKRFPQFFSFSLERKIKPRHQMLVQYGIKLPLSKMLKVSDGEFNSRLLDLRLRMAGENT; encoded by the coding sequence ATGCACACAACAGCAGCAAATCCTCATCCATCTCCACCACTACTCCCTCCTCCGAAATTCCCAAACAAAAAGACCCTAAAATCATCAGCAACAGACACAGACACAGGCCTCCTCTTCCACAACAAGATCAAGTACCTTAAATCCCTCAAAATCGACACCCACAAGGCCTTAACCTTAAACCCTCATCTCCGCTCCACCCATCTCTCCACTCTCCACTCCGTCGAGCTCTCTCTATCCTCCCTCGGCCTCCCTCGCGCCGCCGTCGGCCGTATCCTCGACATGCACCCGTCTCTCCTCACATCCGACCCCCACTCTTCTCTTTACCCAATTGTCGATTTTCTGGTGAATGAAGTGAATATCCCGTCTCACGAGGTTTCTAAGTGCATTACTCGTTGCCCTAGGCTTTTAGTTTCTAGTTTAGATTCTCAGTTGAGACCTGCTCTGTTTTTCCTGCGTGATTATTTGGGTTTTGTGGGTCCGTTTGCTATTAATTCTCAGACTAGTTTGCTGTTAGTTTACAATGTTGAGTCTACTTTGATGGGTAAGATTGAGTTCTTGatgggtttagggtttaagtTTTTTGAGGTTAAGAATATGGTGGCTAGGTCTCCTGGGATTTTGACCTTTAGTGTTGACAATAATTTGGTGCCTAAAGTTGACTACTTTGTAAAGGAAATGAATGGGGACTTGCAGGAATTGAAGCGCTTTCCGCAGTTTTTTTCCTTTAGTTTGGAGAGGAAGATTAAGCCTAGACATCAAATGTTGGTTCAGTATGGGATTAAGCTCCCTCTGTCGAAAATGCTGAAGGTTAGCGATGGCGAATTTAATTCAAGACTCCTTGATTTGCGGTTACGAATGGCTGGAGAGAACACTTAG